Proteins encoded by one window of Cylindrospermum stagnale PCC 7417:
- a CDS encoding helix-turn-helix domain-containing protein produces MNWKKNISVTYPTINRWENGHFQPSPLAMEKIERKLDEMGEQRKNLANK; encoded by the coding sequence GTGAATTGGAAAAAGAACATAAGTGTCACTTATCCCACAATTAACCGTTGGGAAAATGGGCATTTTCAGCCGTCACCCCTGGCTATGGAAAAGATTGAGCGTAAGCTTGATGAAATGGGAGAACAGCGGAAAAATTTAGCTAATAAATAA
- a CDS encoding 1,2-dihydroxy-3-keto-5-methylthiopentene dioxygenase, producing the protein MATLLLDDGTIETELSEIVRELEPLGIHLSHYDPGTSLLFPNLLDQDLVTESEKRYILGLHNSVFEFLQQENGYLWCDLQSVHPGSPNLQTQITTYSQYHTHTTAEPIYVLAGEMIYGFVRPDGSHVQLLLQAQDYLHIRAGVEHWCSPSASLHFKAIRYFTNAEGWMPHYTGTQLSDSLNKPR; encoded by the coding sequence ATGGCGACTTTATTACTTGACGACGGCACCATTGAGACTGAGTTAAGCGAGATAGTTCGTGAACTTGAACCCCTCGGCATCCACCTAAGCCATTACGACCCCGGAACATCTCTCCTGTTCCCCAACTTGCTAGATCAAGATCTTGTCACAGAGTCTGAAAAGCGTTATATTTTGGGACTCCATAACAGCGTCTTTGAATTCCTGCAACAAGAAAACGGTTATCTCTGGTGTGATTTGCAGAGTGTACATCCAGGTTCGCCAAATCTCCAAACGCAGATCACGACTTATAGCCAGTATCATACTCACACCACTGCCGAACCAATCTACGTATTAGCAGGAGAGATGATCTATGGCTTCGTGCGACCAGATGGTAGTCACGTACAGCTTTTGCTTCAGGCACAAGACTATCTCCACATTAGAGCCGGTGTAGAGCATTGGTGTAGTCCTTCGGCATCTTTGCATTTCAAAGCGATCCGTTATTTCACAAATGCAGAAGGTTGGATGCCACATTACACAGGAACTCAGTTGAGTGATTCTCTCAACAAACCTCGCTAA
- a CDS encoding TIGR03032 family protein, giving the protein MQTPVSAASGLEINASEQFGAWLCEQNLSLAFTTYQTNRLFFVGSQANGKLKLNERLFDKPMGLYLNGKSLYMTTRYQLWHFDNFLDNGEKYKECDRLYVPRTAYTTGDVNAHEVVLDDSEKVIFVNTDFSCLATLSPDYNFVPIWQPPFISKLVAEDRCHLNGLAMVEGKPAYVTACSTTDTAAGWRNHRIDGGVVIDVAQNEIIATGLSMPHSPRWYQGKLWLLNSGTGELGYIQDHQFHPITFCPGFVRGLAFWQNFAFVGLSQLRSQSFTGLTLENRLNSQGNRPQCGLMVIDLQTGTALHWLYFQGVIEELFDVVVLPGVLQPQAIGLQSDEIQRLVTFPNSGGIVTTKPTAKRPSLGATPPVAGLPTQQITPLERGEIGQSSSLPLTRGELGRGNPKTSSEAAFSRGDQIRYQRVYHLNSSNALDYNHLTYPSLQKRWQTQPPQGELTGLSASLDGAIVGFAISERLNPQQAEIISLFVLPEYRCQGIGTRLLAYLERELAQQGCVEIILSYSTSTLTNVALEPLLQKLHWQPPQINLVLGKTATEKIAQAPWLNKYPLPPAFEVFPWLDAGLSLPPNVEAHRLEPLNSLGLRYRGEVIGWVLTHRVAPDTIRYTTISIAQAFEKRGRGVSLLAAAIRRQVNSGVPYLTGSVSYRYPRLLQFVERHLTPYLTGVGEVRQTSKLINPTLESREN; this is encoded by the coding sequence ATGCAAACCCCTGTTTCTGCCGCTAGTGGACTAGAAATCAACGCTTCTGAGCAATTCGGCGCTTGGCTATGCGAGCAAAATCTCAGCTTGGCATTCACAACCTACCAAACCAACCGCCTTTTTTTCGTTGGTAGCCAAGCGAACGGAAAGCTGAAGCTCAACGAAAGGCTATTCGACAAACCAATGGGGCTATATCTGAATGGCAAAAGCCTCTACATGACTACCCGCTACCAACTCTGGCATTTTGATAACTTCTTGGATAATGGCGAAAAGTACAAGGAATGCGATCGCCTTTATGTCCCCCGCACCGCTTACACCACAGGCGATGTCAACGCCCATGAAGTAGTCTTAGACGATTCTGAAAAAGTTATTTTTGTCAATACCGACTTTAGTTGTTTAGCCACCCTCAGCCCAGACTACAACTTTGTCCCCATTTGGCAACCGCCCTTCATCTCCAAACTCGTCGCTGAAGATCGTTGTCATCTGAATGGGCTAGCAATGGTAGAGGGCAAACCCGCTTATGTCACTGCCTGTAGTACCACAGATACAGCCGCCGGGTGGCGGAATCATCGCATTGATGGCGGAGTCGTCATCGACGTTGCCCAAAACGAAATCATCGCCACAGGCTTATCCATGCCCCATTCTCCCCGTTGGTATCAGGGGAAATTATGGTTACTCAATTCCGGCACAGGGGAATTAGGCTACATCCAAGATCATCAATTCCATCCCATCACCTTCTGCCCTGGATTTGTGCGTGGATTAGCCTTTTGGCAAAACTTCGCCTTTGTGGGACTATCTCAACTACGTTCCCAGAGTTTTACCGGATTAACCCTAGAAAACCGCTTAAATTCCCAAGGAAATCGCCCCCAGTGTGGCTTAATGGTAATTGACTTGCAGACAGGCACAGCCCTGCACTGGCTATATTTTCAGGGAGTAATTGAAGAACTATTTGATGTTGTAGTTCTACCTGGGGTGCTACAACCCCAAGCAATTGGTTTACAGTCAGACGAAATTCAGCGCCTAGTCACATTTCCCAACAGTGGCGGCATTGTCACCACCAAACCCACCGCCAAACGTCCCAGTTTAGGTGCAACCCCCCCCGTCGCTGGTTTACCCACACAACAAATTACCCCCTTAGAAAGGGGGGAAATCGGACAATCTAGTTCCCTCCCCTTGACAAGGGGAGAGTTAGGGAGGGGTAATCCCAAGACTAGTAGTGAGGCAGCCTTTTCAAGGGGGGATCAAATCCGTTACCAACGGGTGTATCACCTCAACAGCAGCAACGCCCTCGACTACAATCACCTCACCTATCCCAGCCTGCAAAAACGCTGGCAAACTCAACCGCCCCAAGGCGAATTAACTGGGCTTTCTGCTTCCCTAGACGGTGCAATAGTCGGCTTTGCCATCAGCGAACGTTTAAACCCCCAACAAGCCGAAATCATCTCCCTATTCGTATTACCCGAATACCGTTGTCAAGGAATTGGCACAAGGTTACTCGCCTATTTAGAACGAGAATTAGCCCAACAGGGATGTGTTGAAATCATCCTCAGCTATTCAACCAGTACACTTACCAATGTCGCTTTAGAACCGCTACTGCAAAAGCTACATTGGCAACCACCCCAAATTAACTTGGTGCTAGGCAAAACCGCTACAGAAAAAATTGCCCAAGCACCTTGGTTAAATAAGTATCCCCTACCTCCAGCCTTTGAGGTGTTTCCTTGGTTAGATGCCGGTTTATCCCTGCCGCCTAATGTCGAGGCACACCGCTTAGAACCCCTAAATAGCTTGGGATTGCGCTATCGGGGGGAGGTAATTGGTTGGGTGTTAACCCATCGGGTAGCACCTGACACAATTCGCTACACCACTATTTCAATTGCACAAGCATTTGAGAAGCGGGGGCGAGGGGTTTCGCTGTTAGCAGCAGCGATTCGTCGTCAAGTTAACAGTGGTGTTCCCTACCTCACGGGTTCGGTTTCTTACCGTTACCCGCGTTTGTTGCAGTTTGTCGAACGACACCTGACACCCTATTTAACTGGGGTAGGGGAAGTGCGACAAACGAGTAAGTTGATTAACCCTACACTTGAATCAAGAGAAAACTAA
- a CDS encoding beta strand repeat-containing protein, with protein MTEPNFIAPITNPFGLANVVFSAVPTFADIDGDGDLDAFVGNQQGNTLFYRNSGTATAPAFTLEATNPFGLTNVGSYATPTFADIDGDGDLDAFVGNVDGNTLFYRNSGTATAPAFTLEATNPFGLTNVVYVAVPTLADIDGDGDLDAFVGNGYGNTVFYRNTGTSAAPSFTVEATNPFGLTDVGFSAKPTFADIDADGDLDAFVGNFDGNTLFYRNTGSATVPTFTLEATNPFGLTNVGNLAAPTFADIDGDGDLDAFVGNLDGDTLFFENTSANTPVNNPPIANNDTATIGEDTSVTGNVLTNDTDPDAGDILTVAAVNGVAADVGNQITLASGALLTLNSDGTYSYNPNAQFESLAAGQTASDSFTYTVSDGQGGTSDATVTITINGADEILGTDPNFITPITNPFGLTDVGFSATPTFADIDADGDLDAFVGNVNGNTLFYRNTGSASNPVFAAPTTNPFGLTDVGNYAAPTFADIDADGDLDAFVGNNAGDTLFYRNTGSASNPAFAAPTTNDFGLTDVGLYAKPTLADIDGDSDLDAFVGNLSGNTLFYRNTGSASNPVFAAPTTNDFGLTDVGNAAKPTLADMDGDGDLDAFVGNRDGNTLFYRNTGSASNPAFAAPTTNPFGLTDVGFYAAPTFADIDGDGDLDAFVGERYGNTVFFENQPVSTPTVSITAQTATANEGGSNGVYRITRTDTTGDLTINLTLDGGSTAATADYSLSGGSVTVSGNTLTVTIAAGQSFVDVDLSAINDIAAEADETLTLNLDTGTGYTVDGTNNTATVTIAANDTVVTNTNDSGEGSLRQAILNANAFAGADTITFASSVFADATPDTITLTSGELVITDALTINGLGASNLIISGNNASTVFNVNDGSSNQIAVAINGLTITAGSNNTVGAGIFNVENLTLSDDIISNNSNNGGDVGAIENKGSLSLINSTVSNNIGFLVGGIYNNGTFSLTNSTVSNNDGFVTGGIFNEGLFNVTGSTVSNNSGAVTGGIENNGTSTLSLTNSIVSDNTGGSNGGISISGTATLLNTTISGNRSFGDGGGISISGTATLINTTITNNTADFDNDGFGDGGGISSQGTVTVQNTIIAGNFDSGNEAPDIAGAVTGNGNNLIGSLTGASGSIGTGSDITFASAGITNINQVIASLADNGGATFTHAIVSGSAAINAGDNTLIPSGVTTDQRGITRTIGDTVDIGAYESPFIPPVAANDTATTDENTLVNINVLVNDTDANGDSLSVIKVNGNSVTVSTPITLASGALLTLNANGTFDYNPNGQFESLGVGATASDSFTYTVSDNGNGGTSTATVNLTINGVNDAPTGSPTATLSNTPEDTAINITAADLLTGFSDVDAGDILSVTNLTATNGALVDNLNGTYTFTPTADFNGAVNLTYDVTDGTATLAGQTRSFSVTPVNDAPVAVNDSASTFFGTSVNIAVSSLLANDTDIDSTSLSITGVSGATHGTAVLNNNGTANNTADDFVSFTPNLLFFGNASFNYTLSDGSLTDTATVTVAVGLNILGTNFADNLFGTSGNDIIDGGNGNDTIYGGAGDDSLYGGNGNDVLYGDGLMDGGAGNDTLNGGNGNDTLYGGAGSDTLYGGAGSDLLYGGIGSDTLTGGNGNDTFAFAAGEGTDTITDFSDGQDLIGLYSGLSFGQLSFSGSNILVTSTNEILATLTGINTTTFTAADFVNL; from the coding sequence ATGACTGAACCGAATTTTATTGCCCCAATTACCAACCCCTTCGGACTAGCGAATGTGGTTTTTTCTGCCGTGCCCACCTTTGCCGATATCGATGGCGATGGCGACTTGGATGCTTTTGTGGGTAATCAGCAGGGCAATACCCTGTTCTACCGCAACAGTGGAACTGCCACGGCTCCCGCCTTCACGCTGGAAGCCACCAATCCCTTTGGACTGACGAATGTGGGGTCGTATGCTACACCCACCTTTGCCGATATCGATGGCGATGGGGACTTGGATGCTTTTGTGGGTAATGTTGATGGCAATACCCTGTTCTACCGCAACAGTGGAACTGCCACGGCTCCCGCCTTCACGCTGGAAGCCACCAACCCCTTCGGACTGACAAATGTGGTGTATGTTGCTGTACCCACCTTAGCCGATATCGATGGCGATGGGGACTTGGATGCTTTTGTGGGGAATGGTTACGGCAATACCGTGTTCTACCGCAACACTGGAACTTCGGCTGCTCCCAGCTTCACCGTGGAAGCCACCAATCCCTTCGGACTGACGGATGTAGGGTTTTCTGCGAAACCCACCTTTGCCGATATCGATGCTGATGGAGACTTGGATGCTTTTGTGGGTAATTTTGACGGCAATACCCTGTTCTACCGCAACACCGGAAGTGCAACTGTTCCCACCTTCACCCTGGAAGCCACCAACCCCTTCGGACTGACTAATGTGGGTAATCTTGCTGCACCCACCTTTGCCGATATCGATGGCGATGGCGACTTAGATGCTTTTGTCGGTAATCTTGATGGCGATACCCTGTTCTTCGAGAATACATCCGCTAATACCCCAGTCAACAATCCTCCCATTGCCAATAACGACACTGCTACCATCGGCGAAGATACCTCTGTCACTGGTAACGTCTTAACCAATGACACCGACCCCGATGCGGGCGATATCTTGACAGTAGCGGCTGTAAATGGCGTTGCTGCTGATGTCGGCAATCAGATTACCTTAGCTTCCGGTGCTTTATTAACGCTCAACAGTGACGGCACATACAGTTACAACCCCAACGCTCAATTTGAATCCTTGGCTGCGGGTCAAACCGCTAGTGATAGCTTCACTTATACCGTCAGTGATGGTCAAGGCGGGACTAGCGATGCTACTGTCACCATTACAATTAACGGCGCTGACGAGATTTTAGGCACTGACCCGAATTTTATCACGCCAATTACCAACCCCTTCGGTCTGACTGATGTGGGGTTTTCTGCCACGCCCACCTTTGCCGATATCGATGCCGATGGCGACCTCGATGCTTTTGTGGGCAATGTTAACGGCAATACGTTGTTCTACCGCAACACGGGCAGTGCCAGCAATCCAGTCTTCGCCGCCCCCACTACCAACCCCTTCGGTCTGACTGATGTGGGGAATTATGCCGCGCCCACCTTTGCCGATATCGATGCCGATGGCGACCTCGATGCTTTTGTGGGGAATAATGCCGGCGATACGTTGTTCTACCGCAACACGGGCAGTGCCAGCAATCCAGCCTTCGCCGCCCCCACTACCAACGACTTCGGTCTGACTGATGTGGGGTTATATGCCAAGCCCACCTTAGCCGATATCGATGGCGATAGCGACCTCGATGCTTTTGTGGGCAATCTTAGCGGCAATACGTTGTTCTACCGCAACACGGGCAGCGCCAGCAATCCAGTCTTCGCCGCCCCCACTACCAACGACTTCGGTCTGACTGATGTGGGGAATGCCGCCAAGCCCACCTTAGCCGATATGGATGGCGATGGCGACCTCGATGCTTTTGTGGGCAATCGGGACGGCAATACGTTGTTCTACCGCAACACGGGCAGTGCCAGCAATCCAGCCTTCGCCGCCCCCACTACCAACCCCTTCGGTCTGACTGATGTGGGGTTCTATGCCGCGCCCACCTTTGCCGATATCGATGGCGATGGCGACCTCGATGCTTTTGTGGGGGAACGTTACGGCAATACCGTGTTCTTCGAGAATCAACCCGTTTCTACCCCTACTGTCAGCATCACCGCACAAACTGCCACAGCCAATGAAGGCGGCAGTAACGGTGTCTATCGCATCACTCGCACCGACACCACAGGGGATTTAACCATTAACCTCACCCTTGATGGCGGCAGCACAGCTGCAACTGCTGACTATAGCCTCAGTGGTGGTAGCGTCACGGTTTCTGGTAATACCTTAACCGTCACCATTGCTGCTGGACAAAGTTTTGTTGACGTTGACTTATCTGCTATTAATGATATCGCTGCTGAAGCAGACGAAACCCTCACCCTCAACTTAGATACTGGCACAGGTTACACGGTAGATGGTACCAACAATACCGCAACGGTTACTATCGCTGCCAACGATACCGTCGTCACCAACACCAACGATTCTGGTGAAGGTTCCTTGCGGCAAGCGATTCTCAACGCCAATGCCTTTGCAGGTGCAGATACAATTACCTTTGCGAGTAGTGTGTTCGCTGATGCCACCCCCGACACCATTACCTTAACTTCTGGGGAATTAGTTATTACTGATGCCTTGACCATCAATGGATTAGGGGCAAGTAACCTGATTATTAGTGGTAACAATGCCTCTACTGTCTTTAATGTCAATGATGGCAGTAGCAATCAAATTGCGGTAGCAATTAATGGACTAACGATTACGGCTGGAAGTAATAATACTGTCGGTGCTGGTATCTTTAACGTAGAAAACCTGACACTATCCGACGACATCATCTCTAACAATAGCAATAATGGAGGAGATGTGGGCGCTATTGAGAACAAAGGCTCCCTCAGCCTAATTAACAGCACTGTTTCTAACAATATTGGGTTTCTTGTAGGCGGCATCTACAATAATGGTACTTTTAGCCTAACTAACAGTACTGTCTCTAACAATGATGGGTTTGTGACAGGCGGTATTTTCAACGAAGGTCTTTTCAACGTCACGGGAAGCACCGTCTCTAACAATAGTGGGGCTGTTACAGGCGGCATCGAAAATAATGGTACTAGTACTCTTAGCCTAACTAACAGCATTGTCTCTGACAATACTGGAGGATCTAACGGTGGTATCAGTATATCGGGTACAGCAACCCTGCTCAACACTACTATCTCTGGCAATAGGTCATTTGGAGATGGCGGTGGTATCAGTATATCGGGTACAGCAACCCTGATCAACACTACTATTACCAATAACACTGCTGATTTCGATAACGATGGTTTTGGAGATGGTGGGGGTATCAGCTCTCAAGGCACCGTCACCGTCCAAAACACCATCATCGCCGGCAACTTTGATTCTGGTAACGAAGCCCCGGATATTGCGGGTGCAGTCACAGGCAATGGCAACAACCTCATCGGTAGCTTGACTGGCGCATCTGGCAGCATCGGCACTGGTAGCGATATCACCTTTGCCTCGGCTGGCATTACCAATATTAACCAAGTCATCGCCTCTCTCGCCGACAACGGCGGTGCCACTTTCACTCACGCTATAGTTTCCGGTTCGGCTGCCATCAACGCGGGAGACAATACCCTCATCCCCTCTGGTGTCACCACAGACCAACGGGGTATCACTCGCACCATTGGCGATACTGTGGATATTGGCGCTTATGAATCACCTTTCATCCCCCCTGTTGCCGCCAACGATACTGCCACCACTGATGAAAATACCCTCGTCAACATCAACGTCTTGGTAAATGACACCGATGCCAATGGCGACAGCCTGAGTGTGATTAAAGTTAATGGCAACAGCGTCACAGTAAGTACACCAATTACTCTAGCTTCTGGTGCGCTACTTACTCTCAACGCCAATGGCACTTTCGACTATAATCCCAACGGTCAATTTGAGTCTTTGGGTGTGGGTGCTACTGCCAGCGATAGTTTCACTTACACAGTCAGCGATAATGGTAATGGTGGCACTAGCACAGCAACGGTTAACCTGACTATCAACGGTGTTAACGATGCGCCAACAGGTTCACCCACTGCAACCTTAAGCAACACACCAGAAGATACAGCCATCAATATTACTGCGGCTGACTTATTAACAGGTTTCAGTGATGTGGATGCGGGTGATATCCTCTCAGTTACCAACTTAACTGCCACTAACGGTGCATTGGTGGACAACTTGAATGGGACTTATACCTTCACCCCAACTGCCGACTTTAATGGTGCAGTTAATCTGACTTACGATGTGACCGATGGCACAGCCACCCTAGCTGGACAAACCCGCAGTTTCTCTGTCACCCCCGTTAACGATGCGCCTGTTGCTGTTAATGACAGTGCTTCCACATTCTTTGGTACTTCTGTCAACATCGCAGTTAGTAGCCTACTAGCAAATGATACCGATATAGATAGCACCTCGTTGAGCATTACTGGTGTCAGCGGTGCTACTCACGGTACTGCCGTCCTGAATAATAACGGCACAGCCAACAACACCGCAGATGATTTCGTTTCCTTTACCCCAAATCTTCTGTTCTTTGGCAATGCCAGCTTTAATTACACCCTCAGTGATGGTAGCCTGACTGATACTGCTACGGTGACTGTGGCTGTTGGTCTGAACATTTTGGGCACTAATTTTGCTGATAACCTGTTTGGTACTAGCGGTAACGACATCATCGACGGCGGTAATGGCAACGATACCATCTACGGCGGCGCAGGTGACGACAGTCTCTACGGCGGTAATGGTAACGATGTCTTATATGGCGATGGACTGATGGATGGGGGCGCGGGTAACGATACCCTTAACGGTGGTAATGGCAACGATACCCTCTACGGGGGTGCTGGCAGCGATACCCTCTACGGGGGTGCTGGCAGCGATCTCCTCTATGGCGGTATTGGCAGCGATACCCTCACTGGTGGCAATGGTAACGATACATTTGCCTTTGCTGCTGGGGAAGGTACTGATACTATTACTGATTTCTCTGACGGTCAAGATTTAATCGGACTGTATAGTGGTTTGAGCTTTGGGCAACTGAGTTTCTCTGGTAGCAATATCCTGGTGACTTCCACGAATGAAATTTTGGCAACGCTGACTGGTATTAATACCACGACGTTCACCGCTGCTGATTTCGTAAACCTCTAG